Below is a genomic region from Nitrospira sp..
GGCTGTTGCTCGTGAAGCGGATCTCGTATCTCGCAGACTGCTTCTGTAAGCGATGAGAAGCGAGCAACGCTTTACGCGACGTGTCATCGTGAGGTGGGCAAGAGCGTCAGTTTCACGGTGCGGCTGAACCCTGATACGGTGCCGAACGTATCCTGAACCGCGGAAGCCTCATAGCCGCAATGCACCATGCAGTCGGCGCATTTCTCGTTCTTCGTGCTTCCATATTCGTCCCAGGCCGTCGTCTCCATCAGTTCACGGAAAGTCTTGGCATAGCCTTCCTGGAGAAGATAGCAGGGCTTCTGCCATCCGAACACGTTGTAGGTCGGATTACCCCACGGTGTGCAGTGGTATTCCCGGCGTCCCATGAGGAAGTCCAGAAACAACGGGGATTGATTGAACTGCCAACCCGCCTTGGGCTTGCTGAGGATACGCGTAAAAAGTTCTCGCGTCCTCGCCCGCTTGAGAAAGTGCTGTTGATCCGGAGCCTTCTGATAACTGTACCCCGGTGAAATCATCATCCCCTCCACTCCAAGCGCCATCATCTCGTCGAAAAACTTTCGGACCCGCTCTGGATTGGCATCGTCGAAGAGAGTGGTATTGGTCGTCACGCGGTGCCCGCGCTTGAGGGCCGCCTTGATCGCCTTGACCGCCACGTCATAGACGCCGTCTCGACACACAGCCAGATCATGTTCGTCCCGCAGCCCGTCCATATGGATGCTGAAGGTGAGGAACTTGCTCGGCTTGTACTCATCCAGCTTTCGTTCCAGGAGGATCGCGTTGGTGCACAGATAGACATACCGCTGTTGGGCGACCAGGCCCTCGACGATTTTGGCGATTTCAGGATGAATCAGCGGCTCGCCGCCGGGAATGCTGACGATCGGCGCCCCGCATTCTTCCGCCGCCGCCCAACATTGCTCGGGCGTGAGCCGTTTATCGAGCACGTGGTCAGGATACTGAATCTTCCCGCAACCCGCGCAGGCCAGGTTGCAGCGGAACAGCGGCTCCAACATCAGCACCAAGGGATACCGCGCCACGCCTTTGAGCCGTTGCATGAGCACATACTTGGTCACAGTCAACATTTGAGAAACCGGAACGGCCATTCCCGCTCTCCTTGTCCGCGAGGCTTATTTAGTAATTAGCTGTGAACACTGCCGGATTTGAACCCTGGAAAACCTAAAAATCTTAGCATCCGAGATTCCACGCGTCAATTTCGAGAGAGCAGAACCAGAATCAATTCTTCTCATTTCGAGCGAGCTTCTCCCTCCTGGACGCTCACGACTGACCAATCGACAGCACCTGTCATCCGGGAAGCACGATCGAATTCACTGAATGAAGTGAACCATCCGCGCACACATTTTCGAAGGTGCGCAGTCGAGCATGCTCGGTTCGGTATGGAGGCGCCGAGCGGGTTCGAACCGCTGCATCGCAGTTTTGCAGACTGCTCCCTTAGCCACTTGGGTACGGCGCCACGCGCGCATTATAGCGGGCCTTCCTGATGCATCTCAACCGACCGGTCTCGGTCGTCCTGTAGGTGGAACTCGCGCGTCAGCGATTGGGGAGAACGGGGATCTCCCGTCCGAGCGTCGAGGGTTGGTCCGAATGGGGACCGAGCGGTTCCCATCGTTCGTCGGCAGGACCGCGAGCGTCACTGCTGCCTTCGGCTTCTTTCTCCTTGGCCAGCAACTCGACCTCTTGGATCAGAGTATCCATGAGTTCTTCGATGGGCACTTTGCGGACCAACTTGCCTTTCTTGAAGAGAATACCTTTTCCTTCGCCGCCGGCGATCCCGATGTCCGCTTCCTTTCCTTCCCCGATGCCGTTGACGACGCACCCGAGCACGGAGACGTTGAGCGGAGTCTTGATATGGCTGAGCTTTTTCTCCAGCTCATTGGCCATACGGACCACGTCGATCTCGACCCGCCCGCATGTGGGACAGGCGATGACGTTGATGCCCCGGTGACGAAGTTCGAGCGATTTCAGGATTTCAAAACCGACCTTGACCTCTTCGACCGGATCGGCCGCGAGCGAGACGCGCATCGTGTCGCCGATGCCTTGGGAGAGCAGGT
It encodes:
- the hpnH gene encoding adenosyl-hopene transferase HpnH yields the protein MAVPVSQMLTVTKYVLMQRLKGVARYPLVLMLEPLFRCNLACAGCGKIQYPDHVLDKRLTPEQCWAAAEECGAPIVSIPGGEPLIHPEIAKIVEGLVAQQRYVYLCTNAILLERKLDEYKPSKFLTFSIHMDGLRDEHDLAVCRDGVYDVAVKAIKAALKRGHRVTTNTTLFDDANPERVRKFFDEMMALGVEGMMISPGYSYQKAPDQQHFLKRARTRELFTRILSKPKAGWQFNQSPLFLDFLMGRREYHCTPWGNPTYNVFGWQKPCYLLQEGYAKTFRELMETTAWDEYGSTKNEKCADCMVHCGYEASAVQDTFGTVSGFSRTVKLTLLPTSR